The following coding sequences lie in one Sedimentibacter sp. MB35-C1 genomic window:
- a CDS encoding methylated-DNA--[protein]-cysteine S-methyltransferase, whose amino-acid sequence MIKYAYYDFEFGTLKIGYTDNKIVYLKRCKQIDGKNEKSALSDAVFEQVIQYLEGKRTSFDFDYELYGTEFQKKVWESLCRIPYGETRTYKQVAEDVGSPKACRAVGLANNRNPVTIVVPCHRVIGSDGSLTGYAGGIEMKQALLEIEQKV is encoded by the coding sequence ATGATAAAATATGCTTACTACGATTTTGAATTTGGTACACTTAAAATCGGTTACACAGATAATAAAATTGTTTATTTAAAAAGATGCAAACAAATTGACGGGAAAAATGAGAAATCGGCTCTTTCAGATGCGGTTTTTGAGCAGGTAATACAATATTTAGAAGGCAAACGTACAAGCTTTGATTTTGATTACGAGCTTTACGGAACAGAATTTCAAAAAAAGGTATGGGAGTCTCTTTGCAGAATACCGTATGGCGAAACACGTACATATAAACAGGTAGCTGAGGATGTAGGAAGTCCAAAAGCATGCCGTGCAGTAGGATTGGCAAATAACAGAAATCCTGTTACAATTGTTGTTCCGTGCCACAGGGTAATAGGTTCAGACGGAAGTTTGACTGGATATGCAGGTGGCATAGAAATGAAGCAAGCCTTGTTAGAAATTGAACAAAAAGTTTAA
- a CDS encoding LysM peptidoglycan-binding domain-containing protein — MNKKSIRTFLLTTGIAISLSVSMPAEAHAETYSVASGDSLYKISKLFGTTVANLMVSNNLAGYELYIGQHLDILNAKHTVQKGDTLYSISQKYDISLIDLRKANNIYSNYIYSGQVLEIPLQQAEQTQYETASENEDSYTAEELDLLARLIMAETESQPYEAKVAVGAVVMNRINSGLFAPTISEVINQKINGYYQFSPVANGWISRAANEECFKAAKEALSGVDNTNGALFYYDTSTTNQWILSKPVSVTYGDMVFAY; from the coding sequence ATGAATAAAAAAAGTATTCGAACATTTCTATTAACAACCGGTATTGCAATCAGTCTGTCAGTAAGTATGCCCGCGGAAGCTCATGCTGAAACATACAGCGTTGCAAGCGGAGACTCATTGTACAAAATAAGTAAATTATTTGGAACCACGGTTGCAAATTTAATGGTTTCAAACAATCTTGCAGGATATGAACTCTACATAGGCCAGCATCTTGATATTTTAAATGCAAAACATACAGTACAAAAAGGAGATACTCTTTACAGCATATCTCAAAAATATGATATCTCGTTAATTGACTTACGAAAAGCAAATAACATTTACTCAAATTACATATATTCGGGACAAGTATTAGAGATACCATTACAACAGGCTGAACAGACACAGTACGAAACTGCTTCAGAAAATGAAGATTCTTACACTGCCGAAGAATTGGACTTGCTTGCAAGATTGATAATGGCTGAAACTGAAAGTCAGCCCTATGAAGCGAAAGTTGCAGTCGGTGCAGTTGTAATGAACAGAATTAACAGCGGGTTATTTGCTCCCACCATAAGTGAAGTTATTAATCAAAAAATAAACGGTTACTACCAGTTTTCTCCGGTTGCAAACGGATGGATCAGCAGAGCTGCAAATGAAGAGTGCTTTAAGGCAGCAAAAGAAGCTTTAAGCGGAGTTGACAACACCAATGGTGCGCTGTTTTATTACGATACTTCAACAACAAACCAATGGATTTTATCAAAACCTGTTTCAGTAACCTACGGTGACATGGTTTTTGCATACTAA
- the polC gene encoding DNA polymerase III subunit alpha, with translation MKKIKEVFNDYKAGDNIIDAEIEAVILSKKTKSLELKIKSDKRIDAKEINQLNEFIKSRFCLDDSSININYACNIGGKSIHEELGSIVNMLSNAYPALKSSLKCCDYKIDGNIISFEFNLAVSDILISKGYDKTVSEYIRKHFGEAYQVNFSDKKNCEDFSRQNEDALAKEIQLIQDKIPEVQKKKIAPAGIYKEAAVSKKVFSEGESKKAKDKSLILGRNANIKDTIIKITDITPNEGRVCIQGEISNIESKELRSGKFLISFDLYDGTSSMTCKCFCKPGEDKDVLSRLKDAKGVRIAGNSGYSTFSGEVELVANTIIETEGTKREERMDNSKSKRVELHMHTQMSQMDAMTGATDLIKRAMSWGMKSIAITDHGVVQSFPEAHKLLGRDNKDMKVIYGVEAYLAPDKKPSVTASKGQSIDCTYCVLDLETTGFSPLTEKITEIGIAKIQGGKLIDEFSCFVNPCKPIPARVTEITNITDDMVRDAETIDLVFPKVLDFIDGCVLVAHNAEFDINFLRHNAQELGHEFNFTYIDTLSLAKELFPNYKTYKLGRIAKNLGIKVEVAHRALDDVYTTVKIFNVMVDMLKQRNVEKLDDIEIYASDETAMKESYKKLNTYHAIILAKNYTGLKNLYKLVSYSHLDYFYKKPRILKSMYKKYSEGLILGSACSEGELYKAILLGRPDYEIEKIAVEYDYLEIQPLGNNDYLIRQEQVPDKEYLMNINRKIVHLGEKLNKPVVATGDVHFLDPEDEIYRRILEAGQGFKDADSQAPLYLKTTEEMLREFSYLGEEKAYEVVVTNTNKIANMCDQISPISSEKATPHIDGCEQTIKDIAYGRAHELYGDPLPEIIQSRLDRELESIISNGFSVMYIIAQKLVWKSNEDGYLVGSRGSVGSSLVAYMTGITEVNALPPHYRCPSCKHSDFNDYGCLNGFDLPDKDCPVCGTKLEKDGMDIPFETFLGFNGDKEPDIDLNFSGEYQAKAHKYTEVIFGKGTTFKAGTIGTIAEKTAFGYVKKYFEEKDVHVNKAEIARISKGCTGIKRTTGQHPGGIIVVPKGREIFEFCPVQHPADDSDSDIITTHFDYHSIDQNLLKLDILGHDDPTVIRMLQDITGIDPRKIPMDDKETMSLFSSTEALGVTPKQIRSEVGTFGVPEFGTRFVRGMLLDTKPKAFYDLLCISGLSHGTDVWVGNAKDLIDQGTVKSIGEAVCTRDDIMVYLIKKGLPPNISFKIMETVRKGKSLKDPKWNEYEELMREHEVPEWYIESCKKIKYMFPKAHAAAYVMMAFRIAWFKVHIPEAYYAAYFTIRAKAFDAEFMINGKEMLKEKMKSIEEQGNEAANRDKDMYDDMELVLEMYERGLRFLPIDLYKSHSTKFLVEEEGIRPPFNSISGMGTVAAEGIYGAVHNDEPLKSIDDLRKRAKIGKSAIDLLRKFNCLTGLPESDQLSFFDLI, from the coding sequence ATGAAAAAAATAAAGGAAGTTTTCAATGATTATAAAGCAGGTGACAATATTATTGATGCAGAAATTGAAGCTGTCATACTGAGTAAAAAAACAAAGTCATTGGAACTTAAAATAAAATCAGATAAACGCATAGATGCAAAAGAAATAAACCAACTGAATGAATTTATAAAAAGTAGATTTTGCTTGGATGATTCTTCAATAAATATAAATTATGCATGCAATATTGGCGGTAAATCCATACACGAAGAGTTGGGCAGTATAGTTAACATGCTTTCCAATGCTTATCCTGCATTGAAATCCTCACTCAAATGCTGTGATTACAAAATAGATGGTAATATCATAAGCTTTGAGTTCAATCTTGCCGTATCGGATATTCTTATTTCAAAAGGATACGACAAAACAGTAAGTGAATATATAAGAAAACACTTCGGTGAAGCATATCAAGTGAATTTTTCAGATAAGAAAAACTGTGAGGATTTCAGCAGGCAAAATGAGGATGCTCTTGCAAAAGAAATTCAGCTTATTCAGGATAAAATTCCGGAAGTACAAAAAAAGAAAATTGCTCCCGCGGGAATTTACAAGGAAGCAGCGGTCAGTAAAAAAGTTTTTTCGGAAGGTGAAAGCAAAAAAGCTAAGGATAAGTCCCTGATTCTTGGAAGAAATGCCAATATAAAAGATACTATTATTAAGATTACAGATATAACGCCCAATGAAGGTCGTGTATGCATACAGGGAGAAATTTCTAATATAGAGTCAAAAGAACTGAGAAGTGGAAAGTTTTTGATTTCTTTTGACCTCTATGACGGTACAAGCTCAATGACATGCAAATGCTTTTGTAAGCCTGGCGAAGATAAAGATGTTTTATCAAGACTTAAAGATGCAAAAGGCGTAAGGATAGCAGGAAATTCTGGATACAGTACATTTTCTGGGGAAGTTGAGCTGGTAGCAAATACAATTATCGAGACAGAAGGTACAAAGAGAGAAGAAAGAATGGACAACTCAAAATCTAAAAGAGTTGAGCTTCACATGCATACTCAGATGAGCCAGATGGATGCCATGACCGGTGCTACTGATTTAATTAAAAGGGCAATGAGTTGGGGAATGAAGTCTATTGCCATAACTGACCACGGAGTTGTTCAGTCATTTCCGGAAGCACATAAGCTTTTGGGAAGAGATAACAAGGATATGAAAGTGATATATGGTGTAGAGGCATATCTCGCACCTGATAAAAAGCCGTCGGTTACAGCTTCAAAAGGGCAGAGCATTGATTGCACATACTGCGTGCTTGATTTGGAAACGACTGGTTTTTCACCATTAACGGAAAAGATTACGGAAATAGGAATTGCTAAAATACAAGGTGGAAAGCTAATAGATGAATTTAGTTGCTTTGTAAATCCATGCAAGCCGATTCCTGCCAGGGTTACGGAAATTACCAATATAACAGATGATATGGTGAGAGATGCGGAAACAATTGATCTGGTATTTCCTAAGGTTTTGGATTTTATAGATGGATGTGTACTGGTTGCTCATAATGCAGAGTTTGATATTAATTTTTTGCGCCACAATGCTCAAGAACTGGGTCATGAATTTAATTTTACTTATATTGATACTTTATCGCTTGCAAAGGAGCTTTTTCCCAACTATAAGACATATAAGCTTGGGAGAATTGCCAAAAATCTAGGCATAAAGGTTGAAGTGGCTCACAGGGCACTTGATGATGTTTACACAACGGTCAAAATTTTTAATGTCATGGTAGATATGTTGAAACAACGTAATGTTGAAAAACTGGATGACATTGAAATATACGCTTCCGATGAGACGGCAATGAAGGAATCTTATAAGAAGCTTAACACATACCACGCCATAATACTGGCAAAGAATTATACCGGACTTAAAAATCTCTACAAACTAGTGTCCTATTCTCATTTGGATTATTTTTATAAAAAGCCAAGGATATTAAAAAGTATGTATAAAAAATATTCCGAAGGCTTGATTTTGGGCAGTGCCTGCAGCGAAGGAGAGTTGTATAAGGCAATTCTGCTTGGCAGGCCTGATTATGAAATTGAAAAAATTGCAGTAGAATATGATTATCTTGAGATACAGCCTCTTGGAAACAATGATTACCTTATCAGGCAGGAGCAGGTTCCAGATAAGGAATACCTGATGAACATAAACAGAAAAATAGTTCATCTTGGAGAAAAACTGAACAAGCCTGTTGTTGCCACCGGCGATGTTCATTTTCTTGATCCGGAGGACGAGATATACAGGCGAATCCTTGAAGCTGGACAGGGTTTCAAGGATGCTGACAGCCAGGCTCCGCTATACCTAAAAACAACGGAGGAAATGCTAAGGGAATTTAGTTATCTGGGAGAAGAAAAGGCATACGAGGTTGTAGTGACCAATACAAATAAAATTGCCAATATGTGTGATCAGATAAGCCCTATCTCTTCAGAAAAGGCTACACCGCATATTGACGGCTGTGAGCAGACTATTAAGGATATAGCATATGGTAGGGCTCATGAGTTATACGGTGATCCGCTGCCGGAAATCATTCAGAGCAGATTGGACAGAGAGCTGGAATCAATTATAAGCAACGGGTTTTCAGTAATGTATATCATTGCACAAAAGCTTGTGTGGAAATCCAACGAGGACGGTTACCTTGTAGGTTCAAGGGGATCGGTAGGTTCATCACTTGTTGCGTACATGACGGGTATTACGGAGGTTAACGCCCTTCCGCCACACTACAGATGCCCAAGCTGCAAGCATTCGGATTTTAATGATTATGGATGCCTCAACGGCTTTGACCTTCCTGACAAAGATTGCCCAGTGTGCGGAACAAAGCTAGAAAAGGATGGCATGGATATACCGTTTGAAACATTCTTGGGATTTAACGGAGATAAGGAACCTGATATAGACCTTAATTTTTCTGGTGAATATCAAGCGAAAGCACACAAGTATACCGAGGTTATTTTTGGAAAAGGTACAACCTTCAAAGCAGGTACCATAGGTACAATTGCTGAAAAAACAGCTTTCGGTTATGTTAAGAAATATTTTGAGGAAAAAGATGTTCATGTTAACAAGGCTGAAATAGCAAGAATTTCAAAAGGATGCACAGGCATAAAAAGAACCACCGGCCAGCATCCGGGAGGAATAATAGTTGTTCCTAAAGGAAGAGAAATTTTTGAGTTCTGCCCCGTTCAGCACCCTGCCGATGATTCAGATTCTGATATTATAACGACACACTTTGATTATCACTCCATAGATCAGAACCTGTTAAAGCTCGACATACTTGGCCATGATGATCCTACCGTAATAAGGATGCTTCAGGACATAACTGGAATAGATCCGAGAAAAATTCCAATGGATGACAAGGAAACCATGTCGCTGTTTTCCTCCACTGAGGCTTTGGGAGTGACTCCAAAGCAGATAAGATCGGAGGTTGGTACTTTCGGAGTTCCGGAATTCGGTACAAGGTTTGTAAGAGGAATGCTCTTAGATACAAAACCTAAAGCTTTTTATGATTTGCTTTGTATATCAGGTTTGTCCCATGGAACTGACGTTTGGGTTGGAAATGCTAAGGATTTGATAGATCAGGGAACCGTTAAGTCTATAGGCGAAGCTGTTTGTACAAGGGATGATATTATGGTATATCTTATAAAGAAGGGGCTTCCTCCAAATATATCTTTTAAAATAATGGAAACTGTCCGAAAGGGAAAATCTTTAAAAGATCCAAAATGGAATGAATATGAGGAGCTTATGCGAGAGCACGAAGTGCCTGAATGGTATATTGAATCATGCAAAAAGATAAAATACATGTTTCCTAAGGCTCATGCCGCTGCATATGTAATGATGGCATTTAGAATTGCATGGTTTAAAGTTCATATACCTGAGGCATACTATGCAGCTTATTTTACGATAAGGGCTAAGGCTTTTGACGCGGAATTCATGATTAACGGCAAAGAAATGCTAAAGGAAAAAATGAAAAGCATTGAAGAGCAGGGGAACGAAGCGGCCAACAGAGATAAAGATATGTATGATGATATGGAGCTGGTTCTTGAAATGTATGAGAGAGGATTGAGGTTTCTTCCAATAGATTTATACAAATCGCATTCAACTAAATTTTTGGTTGAAGAGGAAGGAATACGACCGCCGTTCAACAGCATATCAGGAATGGGCACTGTTGCTGCGGAAGGTATATACGGTGCTGTGCACAATGATGAACCGTTAAAATCAATAGATGATTTAAGAAAACGTGCAAAAATAGGAAAATCTGCCATTGATTTGTTAAGGAAATTTAATTGTCTCACAGGACTGCCTGAAAGCGATCAGCTTAGTTTTTTTGATTTAATATAA
- a CDS encoding DUF6143 family protein, with amino-acid sequence MDNIFNMQKPWRPAYFYDNSTFPNLSEINAGGTVSSSEFQSSAITLPLNYSISIPVSLAKSIEGKYFTGMTEDLEFGNATNAWARLYNPPNSGVNLFVNVWTASDITSSRYRVQIYFNSDPPGIIQESSSVTPTNMTIQPPPEPHVKVEYAVGVRGFPSGGIRAYGRVAEAGTTINSEEEGKFIFPPGGSFLVFLSNPATPTIPAIGKVAFGWWEEPISN; translated from the coding sequence ATGGATAATATTTTTAATATGCAAAAACCTTGGCGCCCTGCATATTTCTATGATAATAGTACCTTCCCGAATCTTTCTGAGATCAATGCCGGTGGCACGGTATCATCAAGTGAATTCCAGTCATCTGCAATTACTTTGCCTCTAAACTATTCCATTTCTATACCCGTCAGTCTTGCAAAGTCTATTGAAGGAAAGTATTTTACAGGCATGACAGAAGATTTGGAATTCGGTAATGCAACAAACGCGTGGGCAAGGCTGTATAATCCTCCGAACTCCGGCGTAAATTTATTTGTAAATGTATGGACGGCAAGTGATATAACGTCATCACGATACAGGGTTCAGATTTATTTCAACAGCGATCCTCCGGGAATAATTCAAGAATCATCTTCTGTAACTCCTACGAATATGACCATACAGCCGCCGCCGGAACCACACGTTAAAGTTGAATATGCGGTTGGTGTGAGAGGCTTTCCTTCAGGAGGGATACGGGCTTACGGAAGAGTGGCAGAAGCAGGAACAACCATAAATTCAGAAGAAGAAGGCAAATTTATTTTTCCTCCGGGCGGATCATTTTTGGTGTTTCTTTCCAACCCAGCAACTCCTACAATTCCTGCAATCGGAAAAGTTGCATTCGGATGGTGGGAAGAGCCCATTTCAAACTAA